From a region of the Candidatus Eisenbacteria bacterium genome:
- a CDS encoding T9SS type A sorting domain-containing protein, which translates to LHAIRPNPTRAGATIRYDVPRGGNVALRVYDAQGRCVRVLTEGWTAPGRRSLSWDARDARGAPVSAGLYFVRLSIAELSATQKLLILRQ; encoded by the coding sequence CCTCCATGCGATCCGTCCCAATCCCACGCGCGCCGGAGCCACGATTCGCTACGACGTGCCCCGCGGCGGAAACGTCGCGCTTCGCGTGTACGACGCGCAGGGACGCTGCGTGCGCGTGCTCACGGAGGGATGGACGGCCCCGGGACGGCGGTCGCTGTCATGGGATGCGCGTGACGCGCGGGGCGCGCCGGTCTCTGCAGGACTCTACTTCGTACGACTGTCGATCGCGGAGTTGAGCGCGACGCAGAAGCTGCTCATTCTTCGCCAGTAG